A section of the Phacochoerus africanus isolate WHEZ1 chromosome 4, ROS_Pafr_v1, whole genome shotgun sequence genome encodes:
- the LOC125124084 gene encoding olfactory receptor 4S2-like, with the protein MEKINNVTEFVFWGLSQNLKVEKVCFVVFSFFYSVILLGNLLIMLTVYVGNLFKSPMYFFLNYLSFVDICYSSVTAPKMIVDLLAKTKTISYVGCMLQLFAVHFLGCTEIFILTVMAYDRYVAICKPLHYVTIMDRERCNKMLLGTWLGGFLHSIVQVALVVQLPFCGPNVIDHYFCDIHPLLKLACTDTYVVGVAVIANSGIIALVSFVILLFSYILILVSLRKQSAEGRRKALSTCGSHIAVVIIFFGPCTFMYMRPETTFSEDKMVALFYTIITPMLNPLIYTLRNAEVKNAMKKLWGRIPIVSQQVKTNLKI; encoded by the coding sequence ATGGAGAAGATAAACAATGTAACTGAATTTGTTTTCTGGGGTCTTTCTCAGAACCTCAAGGTTGAGAAAGTGTGTTTCgtggtgttttctttcttctactctgTCATTCTTCTGGGAAACCTGCTCATCATGCTCACAGTTTATGTGGGCAACCTTTTCAAGTCCccaatgtatttctttctcaacTACCTGTCTTTTGTGGACATCTGTTACTCTTCAGTCACAGCTCCTAAGATGATTGTTGACTTACTGGCCAAGACCAAAACAATCTCCTATGTGGGGTGCATGTTGCAGCTCTTTGCAGTACACTTCTTGGGTTGCACTGAGATCTTCATCCTCACGGTAATGGCCTATGATCGTTACGTGGCTATCTGTAAACCCCTACACTATGTGACCATCATGGACCGGGAGAGATGCAATAAAATGTTGCTGGGGACCTGGCTAGGTGGGTTCTTGCACTCCATCGTCCAAGTGGCTCTAGTAGTCCAACTACCCTTCTGTGGGCCCAATGTGATCGATCACTACTTCTGTGATATTCACCCTCTGCTGAAACTTGCCTGCACAGACACATACGtcgttggtgttgctgtgatagCCAACAGTGGTATCATCGCTCTGGTGAGCTTTGTTATCTTGCTCTTCTCCTACATCCTCATCCTGGTGTCCCTGAGAAAGCAGTCAGCAGAAGGCAGGCGCAAAGCTCTCTCCACCTgcggctcccacattgctgtggtcatCATCTTTTTTGGTCCCTGTACATTCATGTATATGCGTCCCGAAACTACCTTTTCAGAGGATAAGATGGTGGCTTTGTTTTATACCATCATCACCCCTATGTTAAACCCCCTGATTTATACACTGAGAAATGCAGAAGTAAAAAATGCAATGAAGAAACTGTGGGGCAG